Proteins encoded in a region of the Saccharothrix ecbatanensis genome:
- a CDS encoding ABC transporter permease: MIFAEAFAWLVDPVNWSGGKSIPVRVGVHLLFCVGAVLGAALIAVPLGLFVGHTGRGGVVLVGGSNALRALPTLGLVTFLYLITGGGTVGVLIALIVLAVPPILAGTYAGIQDVDRGVVDAARGMGMTGTQWLWRVEVPNALPLLIGGLRNAMLQVVATASVAAYVGIETLGRPLLDGVRVLDYAQFVGGAILIALLAVALDAVLAGVGKLVVPAGVRLSARAGRKA, translated from the coding sequence ATGATCTTCGCCGAGGCGTTCGCGTGGTTGGTCGACCCGGTCAACTGGTCGGGCGGCAAGTCGATCCCGGTGCGGGTCGGCGTCCACCTGCTGTTCTGCGTCGGCGCGGTGCTCGGCGCCGCGCTGATCGCCGTGCCGCTCGGCCTGTTCGTGGGCCACACCGGGCGCGGCGGGGTGGTGCTCGTCGGCGGCAGCAACGCGTTGCGCGCGCTGCCGACGCTGGGCCTGGTGACGTTCCTGTACCTGATCACGGGCGGCGGCACGGTCGGTGTGCTGATCGCCCTGATCGTGCTCGCCGTGCCGCCGATCCTGGCGGGCACGTACGCGGGCATCCAGGACGTGGACCGCGGTGTGGTGGACGCGGCGCGCGGCATGGGCATGACCGGGACGCAGTGGCTGTGGCGGGTAGAGGTGCCGAACGCCCTGCCGCTGCTCATCGGCGGTCTGCGCAACGCGATGCTCCAGGTCGTGGCCACCGCGTCGGTGGCGGCGTACGTGGGCATCGAGACGTTGGGGCGTCCCCTCCTGGACGGCGTGCGGGTCCTGGACTACGCGCAGTTCGTCGGCGGCGCGATCCTCATCGCGCTGCTCGCGGTCGCGCTGGACGCGGTGCTCGCGGGCGTGGGCAAGCTCGTCGTCCCCGCGGGTGTGCGGCTGTCCGCCCGAGCGGGCAGGAAAGCGTGA
- a CDS encoding WXG100 family type VII secretion target: MGDDGLITGIDSSKPAAPDNYAGAGPVESIMQTFDSWDRLGDGDYTEIGLNAAAAGLDLLSLAIDPLGTLATAGIGWLIEHISFLREPLDWLAGNADKIKAAVAKWNQAAGTLDGIAQAHHDAVESQVSGWEQGAADAFRKSQGQLVGETLALSRTCVTVAEQVATAGTITAAVRGMIRDLIAMLIWEVIRNAAIALATSVVSFGSSIAAFAAWTVGRAAVVLGKITQQIAKLMRVITRIMGRLKGLFGSLGDVLKGLGRFGKGAGGGTTQAAGARVPDTPGVKFEGLDNAGKRMEDWGNARPTLGDAGTKLADAGRQFGRAYGDAGNTWQKATDKVPHLSSNRGQAAVDGYTPFKPATRPDGTVAPHSLPSVTDGAFQTKLAADLAREASKQDEVENEGRGGNDHFKRQTGYLDE; this comes from the coding sequence ATGGGTGACGACGGACTGATCACCGGTATCGACTCCAGCAAACCGGCTGCCCCGGACAACTACGCGGGCGCTGGTCCGGTCGAGTCGATAATGCAAACATTCGACTCGTGGGACCGCTTGGGGGATGGCGATTACACCGAGATCGGGCTGAACGCCGCTGCCGCCGGCTTGGACCTGCTCAGCTTGGCCATTGATCCCCTCGGCACGTTGGCCACGGCGGGCATCGGGTGGCTGATCGAGCACATCAGCTTCCTGCGCGAGCCGCTCGACTGGCTGGCAGGCAACGCGGACAAGATCAAAGCAGCGGTGGCCAAGTGGAACCAGGCTGCGGGCACGCTTGATGGAATCGCGCAGGCACACCACGACGCAGTGGAGTCTCAGGTCAGCGGCTGGGAGCAAGGTGCGGCGGACGCGTTCCGGAAGAGTCAGGGACAGTTGGTCGGCGAGACGCTGGCACTGAGCCGGACGTGCGTCACGGTCGCGGAGCAGGTCGCCACGGCGGGCACGATCACGGCGGCGGTGCGCGGCATGATCCGCGACCTGATCGCCATGCTCATCTGGGAAGTCATCCGCAACGCCGCCATCGCCCTCGCCACTTCGGTGGTGAGTTTCGGCAGCTCTATCGCCGCGTTCGCCGCGTGGACGGTCGGTCGGGCCGCCGTCGTGCTCGGCAAGATCACCCAGCAGATCGCGAAGCTGATGCGGGTCATCACGCGGATCATGGGGCGGTTGAAGGGTTTGTTCGGTTCGCTCGGCGACGTGCTCAAGGGCCTTGGCCGGTTCGGCAAGGGTGCCGGTGGCGGGACGACGCAGGCGGCCGGGGCGCGGGTGCCGGACACCCCTGGAGTGAAGTTCGAGGGCTTGGACAACGCTGGGAAGCGGATGGAGGACTGGGGCAACGCGCGGCCGACGCTGGGGGACGCGGGCACCAAGCTCGCCGACGCGGGCAGGCAGTTCGGTCGCGCTTACGGTGACGCCGGGAACACTTGGCAGAAGGCCACCGACAAGGTGCCACACCTGAGCTCGAACCGGGGCCAAGCTGCCGTCGACGGGTATACGCCTTTCAAGCCGGCTACCCGTCCCGATGGCACGGTGGCGCCGCACTCGCTGCCGAGCGTCACGGACGGCGCGTTCCAGACCAAGCTGGCGGCAGACCTCGCCCGTGAGGCGTCGAAGCAGGACGAGGTGGAGAACGAGGGACGCGGCGGGAACGATCATTTCAAGCGACAGACGGGATACCTGGACGAGTGA
- a CDS encoding ABC transporter permease: MGDIGTYLSDAGTRAALLDRLLEHVYLSLVPLVVSVALAIVLGLLCHRFRPVNAALIALSNVLYTIPSLALFAIIPALIGTRVLDPINVISALTLYTTALLVRPVAEALDAVPSHIIAAATAMGFRPWRRFLTVELPLAVPVLAAGVRVGSVSNISLVSVGALIGTGGLGTLFTDGFQQRYLAPIIVGIVLTLVLALVVDVLLVLLRNRLTPWVLVGKP, encoded by the coding sequence GTGGGTGACATCGGCACTTACCTGAGCGACGCCGGCACGAGGGCGGCGCTGCTGGACCGGCTGCTCGAACACGTCTACCTGTCACTGGTGCCGCTGGTCGTGTCGGTGGCGCTGGCGATCGTGCTCGGCCTGCTGTGCCACCGGTTCCGGCCGGTCAACGCGGCGCTGATCGCGTTGTCGAACGTCCTCTACACGATCCCGTCGCTGGCCCTGTTCGCGATCATCCCCGCGTTGATCGGCACCAGGGTGCTCGACCCGATCAACGTGATCAGCGCGCTGACCCTCTACACCACCGCGCTGCTGGTCCGGCCGGTCGCCGAGGCGCTGGACGCGGTGCCGTCGCACATCATCGCCGCCGCCACCGCGATGGGCTTCCGGCCGTGGCGCCGGTTCCTGACGGTGGAGCTGCCGCTGGCCGTGCCGGTGCTCGCGGCGGGCGTGCGGGTCGGGTCGGTGAGCAACATCAGCCTGGTCAGCGTGGGCGCGTTGATCGGCACCGGCGGTCTCGGCACGCTGTTCACCGACGGCTTCCAGCAGCGCTACCTCGCGCCGATCATCGTCGGCATCGTGCTGACCCTGGTGTTGGCGCTGGTGGTCGACGTGCTGCTGGTGCTGCTCCGCAACCGACTGACCCCGTGGGTGCTGGTGGGTAAGCCATGA
- a CDS encoding zinc ribbon domain-containing protein, whose protein sequence is MKVTRIAYSRNLNAGKYALLVEQARRLGRVRSEVWQRYGSVSGSRLSDRQIRDQWMAAGTAARFGVLANAWKETLRDAVGDITANRAAAKAHVRKVVSRRVVDVAERKRLFSALKTDTWAEDPFLSRLMRKHRKRGRNRTHNQIVIRSDQYRTFTLTGGGDSWLSVPGVERRQSVLIPLDTTVAPSGTLRLILRDKRVEVHYQIDAFSLRSSKRPAGGSEIGVDKGYTEVLTDSDGVHHGTELGRLLSSESDHRKVRNVRRAKIRSVAERDRGAGGHDKAQRIARHNLGTAKRDRRSSRWRQTVRTVTFRAVHAVVDKAALVAAEDLTRTFTGRVRRGRDVNRRLAAWTKGVTAEALMNVSERRGSALTLVNAAYTSQVVPCCDALGRRSGDRLHCTRCGVVWQADHAAAINVLHRVGDPDITLHTPYRRVGSIVRERADRRSDQTADPGLQSTSWAESELSE, encoded by the coding sequence GTGAAGGTCACCCGGATCGCTTACAGCCGGAACCTCAACGCGGGCAAGTACGCACTGCTGGTCGAGCAGGCCCGCCGGTTGGGCCGTGTTCGCAGCGAGGTGTGGCAGCGATACGGGTCTGTGTCGGGTAGTCGGCTCTCGGACCGGCAGATTCGTGACCAGTGGATGGCCGCGGGCACCGCCGCCCGGTTCGGGGTACTGGCCAACGCTTGGAAGGAGACCTTGCGGGACGCAGTCGGGGACATCACCGCGAACCGCGCCGCTGCCAAGGCACACGTCCGCAAGGTGGTGAGCCGTCGCGTCGTGGACGTTGCCGAGCGCAAGCGCCTGTTCTCCGCTCTCAAGACCGACACTTGGGCCGAGGACCCGTTCCTTTCCAGGTTGATGCGCAAGCACCGGAAACGCGGCCGTAACCGGACACACAACCAGATCGTGATCCGCTCGGATCAGTACCGCACCTTCACCCTCACCGGGGGTGGTGATTCCTGGCTCTCCGTTCCAGGCGTGGAGCGGCGCCAGTCGGTGTTGATTCCGCTGGACACGACCGTGGCTCCATCTGGGACACTGAGGCTCATCCTGCGCGACAAGAGAGTCGAGGTGCACTACCAGATCGACGCGTTCTCCCTGAGATCCTCGAAGCGGCCGGCGGGCGGCAGTGAGATCGGGGTGGACAAGGGCTATACCGAAGTGCTCACCGACTCTGACGGCGTGCACCACGGCACCGAACTGGGCCGCCTGCTCAGCTCGGAGTCCGATCACCGCAAGGTGCGGAACGTGCGTCGCGCGAAGATCCGGTCCGTGGCGGAGAGGGACCGTGGCGCGGGCGGCCACGACAAGGCGCAGCGGATCGCCCGTCACAATCTTGGCACGGCCAAGAGGGACCGGCGTTCGTCCCGCTGGCGGCAAACGGTGCGCACCGTTACGTTCCGTGCGGTGCACGCTGTGGTCGACAAAGCCGCGTTGGTCGCGGCAGAAGACCTCACCAGGACGTTCACCGGCCGTGTTCGTCGTGGCCGCGACGTCAACCGGCGTCTGGCGGCGTGGACCAAGGGTGTCACCGCCGAGGCGCTCATGAATGTGTCGGAGCGCAGAGGTTCTGCGCTCACGCTGGTCAATGCGGCCTACACCTCACAAGTCGTGCCCTGCTGCGACGCTCTCGGGCGCCGCAGCGGGGACCGGCTTCACTGCACCCGGTGCGGGGTGGTGTGGCAGGCGGACCATGCGGCAGCGATCAACGTCCTGCATCGAGTGGGTGACCCCGACATCACCTTGCACACCCCCTACCGGCGGGTGGGAAGCATAGTGCGGGAACGGGCCGATCGCCGATCGGATCAGACTGCCGATCCTGGACTCCAGTCCACGTCGTGGGCGGAGAGCGAATTATCCGAATGA
- a CDS encoding ABC transporter substrate-binding protein, with translation MKRTLAVIVAAATLVVSACGSKEDLGGTGQEAASGEVVVGSADFTENKILAEIYAGALKATGATVSVKPGIGARELVVKALQDKSLGVVPEYTGNLLNYFDKTNTTTEAEAVYAALKSKTPAGLEVLKKSDAEDKDVLVVTKATADGGVKSIADLGSGKYVLGAAGEWQQRWEAKIKDLYGVTFTEIKTTDAGGPITVDALKNGTVQVINLYTTSADIKANGFVELEDPKTMYPAQNIVPLLRSDAVDAKGKEALDKVSAALTTENLADLVKQVDVDKKTVANVAAEFLKTVSL, from the coding sequence ATGAAGCGCACGTTGGCCGTCATCGTCGCCGCGGCCACCCTGGTCGTTTCCGCCTGCGGGTCCAAAGAGGACCTGGGCGGGACCGGGCAGGAAGCCGCGTCGGGTGAGGTCGTGGTCGGTTCGGCCGACTTCACCGAGAACAAGATCCTGGCCGAGATCTACGCCGGCGCGTTGAAGGCGACCGGCGCGACCGTGTCGGTCAAGCCCGGCATCGGCGCCCGCGAGCTGGTCGTGAAGGCGTTGCAGGACAAGTCGCTCGGCGTGGTGCCGGAGTACACCGGCAACCTGCTGAACTACTTCGACAAGACCAACACCACGACCGAGGCGGAGGCCGTTTACGCGGCGTTGAAGTCGAAGACGCCGGCGGGCCTCGAGGTGCTGAAGAAGTCGGACGCGGAGGACAAGGACGTCCTGGTGGTCACCAAGGCCACGGCGGACGGCGGCGTGAAGTCGATCGCCGACCTCGGGTCCGGCAAGTACGTGCTCGGCGCGGCCGGTGAATGGCAGCAGCGCTGGGAAGCGAAGATCAAGGACCTGTACGGGGTGACGTTCACCGAGATCAAGACCACCGACGCGGGCGGTCCGATCACCGTGGACGCGCTGAAGAACGGCACCGTGCAGGTGATCAACCTCTACACCACGTCCGCCGACATCAAGGCGAACGGCTTCGTGGAGCTGGAAGACCCGAAGACGATGTACCCGGCCCAGAACATCGTGCCGCTGCTGCGTTCGGACGCGGTGGACGCGAAGGGCAAGGAGGCGCTGGACAAGGTCTCCGCGGCGCTCACCACCGAGAACCTGGCCGACCTGGTCAAGCAGGTGGACGTCGACAAGAAGACCGTGGCCAACGTCGCGGCGGAGTTCCTGAAGACCGTCAGCCTCTGA
- a CDS encoding cellulose-binding domain-containing protein: protein MARAATTGCSVTYAVPSQWQGGFTANVTVTNLGDPVSSWTLTWSFASGQQVTQAWNATASQSGSQVTARNATYNGSLATGATASFGFNGSWSSSNPAPTSFALNGTTCTGAPSTTTTTTSSGSTTSSPTSTSPTSTSPTSTTSVPPSDNPNWGKSLPPADARTSMAYDIVASSSGSGYTPRANECSREIHARYWTYGPDGKVYPTWHPPRDASGCAFGHEHGDDPRTSDLFSTAKWAPFGYTSEVMMSANPGGAHRHEDHVGHKVLAVNNSNVKQGDDGTSFFPPSGTTIAVCDILLKFHQGTHSPDAFTNNAHELIYYNRCSHNDNGQISEARFTALIPNGRPGGFGATDCPGPFNNKFTNVGAAVPADSPSDTRSLGRLITDASCVQAIREGKTHFEVITGTEVPFDTNDLHEFWFSNVSVTTSQLTFNIQPLFYVLNPSRYYDASKPNRLARQVDLCYDGIRGDYCNTVRQITQQTGERVAWDDPRSPFKGTLREFRPGGFTVRNTGPATVYTDVYGRNASTTPFTGSIQQHFSGNHAAVQMFVRGATRDYAANSADRIHAPN, encoded by the coding sequence GTGGCGCGGGCCGCCACCACGGGGTGTTCCGTCACGTACGCCGTCCCGTCGCAGTGGCAGGGCGGTTTCACCGCGAACGTCACCGTCACCAACCTGGGCGATCCGGTCAGCTCGTGGACGCTGACGTGGAGCTTCGCCTCCGGCCAGCAGGTCACCCAGGCGTGGAACGCCACCGCGTCGCAGAGCGGCAGCCAGGTCACCGCCCGCAACGCCACCTACAACGGCAGCCTGGCGACCGGGGCCACCGCGTCGTTCGGCTTCAACGGCTCGTGGAGCAGCAGCAACCCCGCGCCGACCTCGTTCGCCCTCAACGGCACCACGTGCACGGGCGCGCCGTCGACGACCACCACCACGACGTCAAGCGGGTCCACGACATCGAGCCCCACGTCCACCAGCCCCACGTCCACCAGCCCGACGTCCACCACGTCCGTCCCGCCGAGTGACAACCCCAACTGGGGCAAGTCGTTGCCGCCGGCGGACGCGCGGACCAGCATGGCGTACGACATCGTCGCGTCGTCCAGCGGCAGCGGCTACACCCCGCGCGCCAACGAATGCTCGCGCGAGATCCACGCGCGGTACTGGACTTACGGGCCGGACGGCAAGGTCTACCCGACGTGGCACCCACCGCGCGACGCGAGCGGCTGCGCGTTCGGGCACGAGCACGGTGACGACCCGCGCACGTCGGATCTCTTCTCCACGGCCAAGTGGGCGCCGTTCGGCTACACCAGCGAAGTGATGATGTCGGCCAACCCCGGTGGCGCGCACCGGCACGAGGACCACGTCGGGCACAAAGTCTTGGCGGTCAACAACTCCAACGTCAAGCAGGGCGACGACGGCACCAGCTTCTTCCCGCCCAGCGGCACCACGATCGCCGTGTGCGACATCCTGCTGAAGTTCCACCAGGGCACCCACTCGCCCGACGCGTTCACCAACAACGCGCACGAGCTCATCTACTACAACCGGTGCTCGCACAACGACAACGGCCAGATCAGCGAGGCCCGGTTCACCGCGTTGATCCCCAACGGCCGCCCGGGTGGGTTCGGCGCCACGGACTGCCCCGGCCCGTTCAACAACAAGTTCACCAACGTCGGCGCGGCCGTGCCCGCGGACTCCCCGTCGGACACCCGCTCCCTCGGCCGGCTCATCACCGACGCGAGCTGCGTGCAGGCGATCCGGGAGGGCAAGACGCACTTCGAGGTGATCACGGGCACGGAGGTTCCGTTCGACACCAACGACTTGCACGAGTTCTGGTTCTCGAACGTCTCCGTCACCACCTCGCAGCTGACGTTCAACATCCAGCCCTTGTTCTACGTGCTCAACCCCAGCCGCTACTACGACGCGAGCAAGCCGAACCGGCTCGCCCGCCAGGTCGACCTCTGCTACGACGGCATCCGCGGCGACTACTGCAACACGGTCCGCCAGATCACGCAGCAGACCGGTGAACGAGTGGCGTGGGACGACCCGCGTTCGCCGTTCAAGGGCACGCTGCGCGAGTTCCGGCCGGGCGGCTTCACCGTGCGCAACACCGGACCGGCCACCGTCTACACCGACGTGTACGGCCGCAACGCGTCCACGACACCGTTCACCGGCTCGATCCAGCAGCACTTCTCGGGCAACCACGCAGCAGTGCAGATGTTCGTCCGCGGCGCCACGAGGGACTACGCCGCGAACTCCGCCGACCGGATCCACGCACCCAACTGA
- a CDS encoding ABC transporter ATP-binding protein codes for MIEFRDVTKRFDDGTTAVNGLDLVVEAGTITVFVGPSGCGKTTSLRMVNRMLDPTSGTILVDGEDVLGVDPPTLRRGIGYVIQQAGLFPHRTVLDNVATVPLLIGWTRRKARARAAELLELVGLPAELGRRYPVQLSGGQQQRVGVARALAADPPVLLMDEPFSAVDPVVREGLQDELLRLQAELDKTIVFVTHDIDEAIRIGDKVAVMRTGGFLAQYAPPSVLLTRPADDFVANFVGKDRGYRSLSFVDSSGVEVVEVPTVPEGSAFESSSDWRLVVDADKRPQGWVAPDASVVPGGSLYEVGASIRGALDSALSSPSGLGVAVDAEGRLAGVVTARQVLDVIESRRG; via the coding sequence GTGATCGAGTTCCGCGACGTGACCAAGCGGTTCGACGACGGGACCACCGCGGTGAACGGCCTGGACCTGGTGGTCGAGGCCGGCACGATCACCGTTTTCGTCGGACCGTCCGGGTGCGGCAAGACCACGTCCCTGCGCATGGTGAACCGGATGCTCGACCCGACGTCCGGCACGATCCTGGTGGACGGCGAGGACGTGCTCGGCGTGGATCCGCCCACGCTCCGGCGCGGTATCGGGTACGTGATCCAGCAGGCCGGCCTGTTCCCGCACCGGACCGTGCTGGACAACGTCGCCACGGTGCCGCTGCTCATCGGCTGGACCAGGCGCAAGGCGCGTGCGCGTGCCGCCGAGCTGCTGGAGCTGGTCGGACTGCCCGCCGAGCTGGGCAGGCGCTACCCCGTGCAGCTGTCCGGCGGCCAGCAGCAGCGCGTCGGCGTGGCCCGTGCGCTGGCGGCGGACCCGCCGGTGCTGCTGATGGACGAGCCGTTCAGCGCGGTCGACCCGGTGGTGCGCGAAGGCCTCCAGGACGAGCTGCTGCGGCTCCAGGCCGAGCTGGACAAGACCATCGTCTTCGTCACGCACGACATCGACGAGGCCATCCGCATCGGCGACAAGGTCGCGGTGATGCGGACCGGCGGCTTCCTCGCCCAGTACGCGCCGCCGTCCGTGCTGCTGACCAGGCCGGCGGACGACTTCGTGGCGAACTTCGTCGGCAAGGACCGCGGCTACCGCAGCCTGTCCTTTGTGGACTCATCGGGCGTCGAAGTGGTCGAGGTGCCCACCGTACCCGAAGGTTCAGCGTTCGAGTCCTCTTCGGACTGGCGGCTGGTGGTGGACGCGGACAAGCGCCCGCAGGGCTGGGTCGCGCCGGACGCGTCGGTCGTGCCCGGCGGCTCGCTGTACGAGGTGGGCGCGTCGATCCGGGGCGCGCTGGACTCCGCGCTGTCGTCGCCGTCCGGGTTGGGCGTCGCGGTGGACGCCGAGGGACGGCTGGCCGGCGTCGTCACGGCCCGGCAGGTGCTGGACGTGATCGAGAGCCGCCGTGGGTGA
- a CDS encoding YbaB/EbfC family nucleoid-associated protein yields MDPARMIADLEAKARDLARRAQQVQDGIRAVEATVSSPDGWVTVTVAPNGALRDISFSLPAEGASDAALGAVVMATVRRARAEVAQQVAAVVEPEFGGTAAMEFMTSFEPSPSAVPVPVLPVPSSGSESELPRSLWSPVETGGPSRQ; encoded by the coding sequence GTGGACCCGGCACGCATGATCGCCGACCTTGAGGCCAAGGCACGTGACCTGGCCAGGAGGGCGCAGCAAGTGCAGGACGGCATCCGTGCCGTGGAGGCGACGGTGAGTTCGCCCGACGGCTGGGTGACGGTGACGGTCGCGCCCAATGGGGCGTTGCGGGACATCTCGTTCTCATTGCCGGCCGAAGGGGCGTCCGACGCTGCGCTGGGCGCGGTCGTGATGGCGACCGTGCGGCGGGCGCGGGCCGAGGTGGCGCAGCAGGTGGCGGCGGTGGTGGAGCCGGAGTTCGGCGGTACCGCGGCGATGGAGTTCATGACCTCGTTCGAGCCTTCGCCTTCGGCGGTGCCTGTGCCTGTTCTGCCGGTGCCGTCTTCGGGGTCCGAATCGGAGCTGCCGCGGAGCCTGTGGTCCCCGGTGGAAACCGGCGGGCCGTCGCGGCAGTGA
- a CDS encoding bis-aminopropyl spermidine synthase family protein, translating to MATEPVRALLTERGAHARKLRRVLDLLAGDWHTLAELVRLPAVPRRTVQELLTAIGDDLETSGDRFRLASAKAADYAAFGAGEDLVDPVDTLVSRHTSELRSILADIADVPPPLSALDHVQATAETALKRALWLDTTYDLAGRTLLCLGDHDLTSLAVCAVNPDVEVVVVDVDDRLLEYISTRAAARGWSVRTVHADFRFGLPPALLESADLVFSDPPYTPEGIGLFASRAIECLADMSLGRVLLAYGFSDRTPALGLKVQQELQRLGLVFEAILPAFHRFDGAQAIGSAADLYVCRPTSRRSTSAASKTAIYTHGPQSLESSGPGSTALAALVDLAPRPESSPPPKPRAPGWSDPIGKGAASLAVDLSGDPGPWLLRTLLACSPGRMAALVPNNHPDVASAAGQHGLTSLVDTRFALRFLRSTPDGKHCVVVADQVLAGTLDVGGLAVREVLMRAHGKLGNVWREALVTVTHGALTKREARERIGEGDDLELRLIDLPRHRIAALLPLIRASASQ from the coding sequence GTGGCCACTGAACCAGTACGCGCCCTCCTGACCGAACGCGGTGCGCACGCCCGCAAGCTGCGGCGCGTGCTCGACCTGCTCGCCGGCGACTGGCACACGTTGGCCGAACTGGTGCGGCTTCCCGCCGTGCCGCGGCGCACCGTGCAGGAGCTGCTGACCGCGATCGGCGACGACCTGGAGACCAGCGGCGACCGCTTCCGGCTGGCGTCCGCGAAGGCTGCCGACTACGCGGCGTTCGGCGCCGGTGAAGACCTGGTCGACCCGGTGGACACGCTGGTGTCCAGGCACACGTCGGAGCTGCGGTCGATCCTGGCCGACATCGCGGACGTGCCGCCGCCGTTGTCCGCGCTGGACCACGTGCAGGCGACGGCCGAGACGGCGTTGAAGCGCGCGCTGTGGTTGGACACGACGTACGACCTGGCCGGGCGGACGTTGCTGTGCCTGGGCGACCACGACCTGACGTCGCTCGCGGTGTGCGCGGTGAACCCGGACGTCGAAGTCGTCGTGGTGGACGTGGACGACCGGCTGCTGGAGTACATCTCGACGCGTGCCGCGGCACGCGGGTGGTCGGTGCGGACGGTGCACGCGGACTTCCGGTTCGGCCTGCCGCCCGCGCTGCTGGAGTCGGCGGACCTGGTGTTCAGCGATCCGCCGTACACGCCGGAGGGCATCGGGCTGTTCGCTTCGCGGGCGATCGAGTGCCTGGCCGACATGTCCCTCGGACGAGTGCTGCTCGCTTACGGGTTCAGCGACCGGACGCCCGCGCTGGGGCTGAAGGTGCAGCAGGAGTTGCAGCGGCTCGGGTTGGTGTTCGAGGCGATCCTGCCCGCGTTCCACCGGTTCGACGGTGCGCAGGCGATCGGCAGCGCGGCCGACCTGTACGTCTGCCGGCCCACGTCCCGCCGTTCGACTTCCGCGGCTTCGAAGACCGCCATCTACACGCACGGGCCGCAGTCGTTGGAGTCGTCCGGGCCGGGCTCGACGGCGTTGGCGGCCCTGGTCGACCTCGCTCCACGTCCCGAGTCCTCACCCCCGCCCAAGCCGCGCGCGCCGGGGTGGTCGGACCCGATCGGCAAGGGCGCGGCGTCGTTGGCGGTCGACCTGTCGGGTGATCCGGGGCCGTGGCTGCTGCGCACGCTGCTGGCGTGCTCGCCAGGTCGGATGGCGGCGCTGGTGCCGAACAACCACCCGGACGTGGCGTCGGCGGCGGGGCAGCACGGGCTGACGTCGTTGGTGGACACCAGGTTCGCGCTGAGGTTCCTCCGGTCCACTCCGGACGGGAAGCACTGCGTGGTGGTGGCGGATCAGGTGCTGGCGGGGACGTTGGACGTCGGCGGGTTGGCCGTGCGGGAGGTGCTGATGCGGGCGCACGGGAAGTTGGGGAACGTGTGGCGGGAGGCTCTGGTCACCGTGACGCACGGTGCGTTGACGAAGCGGGAGGCTCGGGAGCGGATCGGGGAGGGTGACGACCTGGAGTTGAGGTTGATCGACCTGCCCCGGCACCGGATCGCCGCCCTGCTGCCCTTGATCCGCGCGTCGGCGTCCCAGTAG